One part of the Entelurus aequoreus isolate RoL-2023_Sb linkage group LG05, RoL_Eaeq_v1.1, whole genome shotgun sequence genome encodes these proteins:
- the rnf167 gene encoding E3 ubiquitin-protein ligase RNF167 translates to MLQPGGWWAGAPLTVLSVILCSISPSPTHAYIYAHYSNVTLLLEDLPALFGSPLPKDGLMGVLVVSHPLNGCAPIAPPPSLLPALEANTTKFIALIKRYECSFDRKVLHAQQAGYSAAIIHNMYSDSLLNMNASNDTIAGEIVIPSVFTSFYASEVLKNFIIPYQGAYVILKPEFAFPLSYYLIPFTGVVGMIIIVMFVILGIRCVQYRKRLRKNRLSKEQLKRIPIHKFTKGDDYDVCAICLDEYEEGDKLRVLPCSHAYHSKCVDPWLTKTKKTCPVCKQRVTQSNTEHSESESDEESAGRGGGGEGGGGEEGTDADSERTPLLRPSNPGSPSGSPGVYSATTTTVTTAQCISSPAHDNSPVMGYEGYYSPQEDTDSESYETEDERHPGDDDTAQLIDRDTVRI, encoded by the exons ATGCTTCAACCGGGTGGGTGGTGGGCAGGAGCACCTCTGACAGTCCTTTCCGTCATTTTATGCAGCATATCACCCTCGCCCACACATGCATACATCTATGCT CATTACAGCAATGTGACCTTGTTGCTTGAGGACCTGCCAGCCCTGTTTGGATCCCCCCTTCCCAAGGATGGACTCATG GGTGTTTTAGTGGTTTCCCACCCTCTCAATGGCTGTGCACCGATCGCCCCCCCTCCTTCACTCCTGCCAGCTTTGGAGGCCAACACCACCAAATTCATAGCTCTCATCAAACGCTATGAGTGCAGTTTTGATCGAAAG GTCTTACATGCGCAGCAAGCTGGATACAGCGCTGCCATTATTCACAACATGTACTCCGACTCTCTGCTCAATATGAACGCCAGTAACG ATACCATTGCAGGGGAGATTGTGATCCCCTCAGTCTTCACCAGCTTCTATGCCTCTGAAGTTCTTAAGAATTTTATCATTCCATATCAAGG AGCCTATGTGATATTAAAGCCAGAGTTTGCGTTCCCACTCTCATACTACCTTATTCCCTTCACTGGAGTGGTTGGCATGATCATTATTGTGATGTTTGTTATCTTG GGCATACGCTGTGTGCAGTACAGAAAGAGGCTCAGAAAAAATCGCTTGTCCAAGGAACAGCTGAAGCGCATTCCTATTCACAAGTTCACTAAAG GTGATGACTATGATGTGTGTGCCATATGCTTGGACGAGTATGAAGAAGGAGACAAGTTGCGGGTTTTACCCTGTTCACATG CCTACCACAGCAAGTGTGTGGACCCGTGGTTAACCAAGACTAAGAAAACGTGCCCCGTGTGCAAACAGAGGGTCACCCAGAGCAACACAGAACACTCCGAGTCAGAGTCGGACGAGGAGAGCgcaggacgaggaggaggaggagaaggtggAGGAGGGGAAGAAGGAACAGACGCTGACTCCGAGCGCACCCCTCTTCTCCGCCCGTCAAACCCAGGTTCTCCCTCTGGGAGTCCGGGGGTCTATTCAGCCACCACCACCACAGTGACCACCGCCCAGTGCATCTCCTCGCCGGCTCACGACAACTCTCCCGTGATGGGATACGAAGGCTACTATTCCCCTCAGGAGGATACAGACTCGGAAAGCTATGAGACAGAAGATGAGCGGCACCCCGGTGACGACGACACCGCTCAGCTTATCGACAGGGATACAGTGCGCATCTGA